A region from the Sorex araneus isolate mSorAra2 chromosome 6, mSorAra2.pri, whole genome shotgun sequence genome encodes:
- the LOC101552140 gene encoding glycine N-acyltransferase produces the protein MFQLQGAQMLQTLQKSLRKSLPESIKVYGTVFHMIQGNPFNLKALVDTWPDFKTVVIRPQEQEMTDDLDHYTNTYQIFSKDLKNCQEVLGSPEVINWKQYLQIQSAQSTLNEMIQNLAAAKSFKAKHTQNLLFMHADTIRELVPSLLDVKKLSPGDGKPNPIKEEKFKLSSLDVTHAALVNKFWLFGGNERSLRFIERCIQNFPTFCLLGPEGTPVSWDLMDQTGEIRMAGTLPEYRSLGLVSYVIYHQVQALHKLGFPVYSHTVKSNQYMQKMSYKLHHLVMPCSWNQWHCVPL, from the exons ATGTTCCAGTTGCAAGGTGCCCAGATGCTACAGACTCTGCAGAAATCCTTGAGGAAGAGCCTTCCTGAATCTATAAAG GTTTATGGAACCGTCTTCCACATGATCCAGGGAAATCCATTCAACCTAAAGGCCCTGGTGGACACATGGCCTGATTTTAAGACAGTGGTTATCCGCCCTCaggagcag GAAATGACCGATGACCTTGATCACTACACCAATACCTATCAAATATTCTCCAAGGACCTCAAGAATTGCCAGGAAGTCCTTGGTTCGCCAGAAGTCATCAATTGGAAACAATATTTGCAGATCCAAA GTGCACAGTCCACTCTGAATGAGATGATACAAAACCTTGCAGCTGCCAAGTCCTTCAaggccaaacacacacagaatctTCTCTTTATGCATGCAGATACAATAAGGGAACTGGTTCCTTCCTTGCTGGATGTCAAGAAATTATCCCCTGGTGATGGCAAACCCAATCCCAT TAAGGAAGAGAAATTCAAACTCTCATCCCTGGATGTTACCCACGCTGCCTTGGTGAATAAATTCTGGCTTTTCGGTGGCAATGAAAGGAGTTTGAGGTTCATCGAGCGCTGTATCCAAAACTTCCCTACGTTCTGTCTTCTGGGACCCGAGGGAACCCCTGTGTCCTGGGACTTGATGGACCAAACAGGCGAGATTCGAATGGCAGGCACTTTGCCTGAATACCGGTCTCTGGGTCTGGTGTCATATGTCATCTATCACCAAGTCCAGGCTCTGCACAAACTCGGTTTCCCTGTCTATTCTCACACAGTTAAGAGCAACCAATACATGCAGAAAATGTCTTATAAACTGCATCATCTCGTAATGCCCTGCAGCTGGAACCAGTGGCACTGTGTGCCTCTGTGA